One Intestinimonas butyriciproducens genomic window, ATGACGCTCTGACGACAGAGGACCTGGTGGCGCTGGCCCTGGAGACGGGCAAATACGGCGTCAGCGGTATGGCTCTGCTGGACAAGGCCAACACGGGGGCCTACGGCAATCCCGAAATCACAAAAGTGAACATTGGCGTGGGCACACGACCCGGCATCCTGGTCTCCGGCCATGACCTGCGGGACCTGGAGATGCTGCTTGAGCAGACACAGGGAACCGGCGTGGACGTCTACACCCACTCCGAGATGCTTCCCGCCCACTACTATCCGGCATTTAAACAGTACCCCAACTTTGTGGGCAACTACGGCAACGCCTGGTGGAAACAGAAAGAGGAATTTGAGACCTTCAACGGGCCCATCCTGATGACCACCAACTGTATCGTACCGCCCAAGGACAGCTACAAAGAGCGGCTGTACACCACCGGCGCGGCCGGATATCCCGGCTGCAAGCATATCGCCGGCGGGGTCGGCACGGAGAAGGATTTTTCCGCCCTCATCGCCCATGCCAAACGCTGTGCGCCCCCGGCAGAGATCGAGCGGGGCGAGATCACCGGCGGTTTTGCCCACGCCCAGGTGATGGCCTTGGCGGATCAGATCGTGAGCGCAGTCCAAAGCGGTGCGATCAAAAAATTTGTGGTGATGGCCGGCTGTGATGGCCGGGCCAAGAGCCGCGATTACTACACGGAATTTGCGAAGGCCCTGCCCAGAGACGCCGTGATTCTCACCGCCGGTTGTGCCAAATACAAGTATAACAAGCTGGACCTGGGCGATATCGGCGGCATTCCCCGGGTGCTGGACGCCGGCCAGTGCAACGACTCCTATTCCCTGGCGGTCATCGCCATGAAGCTCAAAGAGGTCTTTGGCTTGGCGGACATCAACGAGCTGCCCATCATCTACAACATTGCCTGGTATGAGCAGAAGGCGGTGATCGTCCTGCTGGCCCTGCTGTATCTGGGGGTGAAGAATATTCACCTGGGCCCCACGCTTCCCGCTTTCCTCAGCCCCAACGTGGCCAAAGTCCTGGTGGAGAACTTCGGCATTGCCGGCATCGGCTCTGTGGAGGATGATCTGGAGCTCTTTTTCGGTAAGGCGTAAGGAGAGACGTCCACACAAAGGAGGCAGACAAGCGGGAAATTCACGGGCGGGCTCTGTTTTTCCATTGCCTGCACCTGGACAGCATCTGTGTTATAGCGCGCCCGGAAATCGGGTGCGAAATGAGAGAAACGGCGAGCGGATGAGTCCGCTCGCCGTTTCTCAATTATTCCAATGATTCGGATGGGAACTCGTACCACTTGATCTCGTTGGCGCCCAAGTCCAGCGTGAAGCTGGAGCCGTCGCCCCGGTAGACCGTGGTGGACTGCGGCTCGTAGGTATTGTTCACCACGCAGTATTTGCCGCTTTTCACATAGGCATGGACCTCCACATTACAGTTGGAGGAGAACCACCTGTGGAGGCGATCCTCGCTGTGGGAGGCCCAGAGGATGGAGCGGTAGAGGACGCGGCTGTTTTCAAAGGAATAGGGGAGACCGCTGAGATAGACGCACCGGCCCGCACCGAAGCCGTGGACGGCCATCTGGACCTCTTTTTCCCGCTGGACCAGGATCTCGGTGCCTTCCAGGGCGTAAATACTCTTTTTGCCCTCTCCAAAATCCACCGGATGGGTACAGTCGGCGAGGATAAAGTGATCGGGGTGCTCCTCCCAGTTGTACTTGTCGTACCCCAGGGTAAAGCCGGTCTCCTTCTCCACGCCCAGGGCGGTGGCAAGCTGGAAATAGTGGCCCTGGTACTGGTGGCCAGAGGGCTCGCCCACGCCGATGAAGCCGCCGCCGTTCCAAATGAAGCGCCGGACAGCCGCGGCGACGGCCGGGTCCTCCCAGACAGCGCCGCCGGTATGGGCGGTGTCCCCGTCCCCCACATTGAGGAGGACGCTGGCGCCCTCCAGCGCATGGGGATCGTTCCTGAGGTCGTCAAAGCTGAGGAATACCACATCAAATGGGGCGCCGGACAGCGCCTCGATGACGCCGGCGTAGCTGTAGTTCTGCTTTTGATAGAGCGCGTGATGGACCATATGGCAGCCCCAGGAGCGCATTTTTCCCCAGCAGTTGAGGACGGCCACTTTACCCACGCAGTAGGGCGTGGCACCGCGGATGTTGGTGTACAGTTCCCGGAATTCGTTGCATACGCGCTCCACATAGTCGATGAAGTCAGGGAACCGACAGGCCAGCTTCAGATAACCGCCATAGCCGATGCGGTCGATGGGACTGCGCAGGATGGCCCGCCGGGCGGTCACCCAGTTCTCCTTGGCCTCCCGCACGGGGTCGCCCCCCTCGTGAAAGGTATCGGGGAAAAAGTAGGGGAGAAAACGGCCCTCGGTATATGCTACGCCGGGGATATCGGAGATAAGCCGCAGGGTGGAGCCGTTGCCGACGCTGCCCACTACCGCGTCCAGGCCAATGGTCTGAAATTCAGGGAGGAACGGCTCGGTGCCGATCCAGTGATCGCCCAGGAACATCATAGCTTCCTTGCCCTTTTCATGGGTGATATCCACCATCTCGCGGGCCAGCTTGGCCACCTCCCGGCGCTGAAAGGCCTGAAAGTCCAGAAATTCCCTGGAGGGGACCCGGTACTGGTTGTTGTAGTACCCCTGATCGATGATGTACTCGGGGCGGAAGGGGTAGCCGACCTCGCGCTCGAACCGCTCCAAGATGTAAGGGGAGACGGAGGCGGAGTAGCCGTACCAGTCCACATATTTTTCCCGCCTGAGCTCATCGAAGACCAGTGTGAACTGGTGGAAGAAGGTGGTATAGCGGATCACATCCACATAGGGGTGGTCGTCGATGAATTTCCGGAGCCGCTCCATGGTATATGCGTGGGTCTTGGGCTGGCGGACGTCAAAGGTGATCTGGTGCTCGAAATCCGTCCAGCCATTGGTGACGGCGTTGTACATGTGGACGGGGTCCCAGATGAGGTAGGCCAGAAAGCTCACCGTATACTCATGGAACGCAGCCGGGCGGTCCAGTACCACCTGTGCCGCAGCCGCATCATAACGCCAGTCGGCGGGGGGCACCACCGTTCCGGCGGTGCGGTCCACCACCTCCCACCAGCGCTTGATATCGTCCCGGGTATTGGGCTCCATGAGCTCAGGGCTCACGCCCTGCATCAGGGGAATGGAGAGGGCCCCTTCCTCGGCGGTGTGAAAGCCGGTCATGATATAGCACTGCTGTACCTCGTCGGGGTTCGCCTTTGCCCAGGCGTTGTCCTTTCGAGTGGTATAGTAGGTAGAGTAGACTTTGGCATCTACCCCCTTGAGGGTGTCGGGATAATCGGTGCCGTCACAGTCGCGGATGGCGTCGGCGCCCCAGCGCTTCAACAGCTCCAATGTCTCCGGCACCACATCCACATCCGTGGGGATTGTGACACGGCCTCTGCGGGCTTGCTCACTCATGGCTCTCTCTCCTAAGGCTCAGATTTTGGGTTCTTCGGCTCTTCAAAGGGTTTGTTGTAGAGGCACAGCGCGGCCAGCAGCAGGAGTATGCCCAGGAGCATCAGCCCCAGCCCGGACAGTTTTCCAGTCATGCGCCACCCGTACAGCAGCAGTGCGAGACCCGCCCCAAAAAACAGGGCGATGAGGACCACGCGTAGTGTTTTATGTTCCTTCCAGTATTTCATGCACACACCTTACCCTTTCAGACCTCCCACGGTCATACCCTGGGTCAGTTTCTTCTGGACGCAGATATAAAGAATGAGGGTGGGCAGCATCACAAGCACCAGTCCAGCGTAGAGAATACCGTATTCGGCCTTGGACTGCTGGGCCTGCATCAGATTCAGCAGCCCCACCGGGAGAGTGCGGGGCCCTTTGGCGGAGCTCATAAGGGTCATGGAGATGATGTACTCATTCCAGAAAGAGAGAAAATTAAAGAGGATGATGGTGATGATGGAGGGCTGCGCCATGGGAAAGATGATTTTGATCATGGTTTTGCCGTAGCCCGCGCCGTCGATATACGCGGCCTCCTCAAAATCGTGGGGCAGAGTGGCAAAATAACCTGAGAGGAGATAGATGGTAAAGGGAAGGGCTGTGGAGGCGTATACCACCGCCAGAACAAAGAGGTTGTTGAGCAGAAAGCCGCTGCCGAGGATGCCCTTCAGAAAGCTGTCGCCGTCCCGGAGCATCAGGAAGATGGGGACCACGATGTAGTTGACATTGATAAAGAGGCCGGCCATAAAGCAGGTGTTGAGGAAACGGCATCCCTTAAAGTGGAAACGGGAGAGGCAGTAGGCTGCCGGGAGAGCCACCACCAGCAGCAGGAGAAGGGCCAGGGCGGTGACGATGACCGAATTGAGCATGTAATCGCCCATATTGGCCGCGTTCCAGGCATCTACGAAATTCTGCCAGTAGAAGCTGGCGGGCAGGGTCCACGGGTTGCCGTAAAACTCGCTGTTCTGTTTGATGGAGGCGAGAAAGACCCAGGCCACCGGGACGAGGATGCACACCGCCAGGGCGATGAGGACCACATAGATAAAGATTTGATAGAGTCGGTCGCCGGTCCCGTGTTTTTTCACTTCCTGATCCATATCCGCACCCCCTTAGAATTCCAGAGGTTCCCGCTTGGTGACCTTGTTCACCAGGGCGGAGAGCAGGAAGGAGAAGAGGAAGATGACTACGCCGATGGCCATGGAGTAGCCGTAGAGTCCGGCATCCTTCTGGCCGTACATATAGGAGAGGGCTACCTCGGAGGCGCCGTTGGGGCCGCCGCTGGTCATGGCCTTGACGAAGAGGAAGGCCATATTAATGGTGGAGATGATGAAGAAGGTGAGGGTGGTGCGGATGTTGGTCCAGATGAGGGGAATGGTGATTTGGAAAAACTGCGTCACCCGCCCGGCCCCGTCCAGGCCCGCGCTCTCATAGAGGCTCTGGGGCACACTGGACATAGAGGCCATATACATGACCATGTAATAGCCGACGGCCTGCCACACCATGGCGATGATAATACTCACCATGACCAGGGGCTCGTCCTTCCAGAGGACCATGACGGCCTTGCCGGAGAGCATGGACAGGATGCTGTTGAGCATGCCGTTTTCCGGCTTGTAGATGGCGGAGAAGATACCGGAGATGACCACCACAGAGAGGATGTTGGGGATGTAAAAGACCACGCGGAAGAAATTTTGCCCTCTGATCTTCTCACGGGTCAGGATGCCGGCAAACACCAACGCGAGAGCAAAGGTGATGACGGTGACGACCACGATGAGGAGGATGGTGTTCTGCATGGAGCGGATGAATTGACTGTCGCGGAAAAGCATCTGAAAATTTTTAAGGCCGACAAAGGTCTCGGTGGGCGAGTAAGCGCCGCGCTCAAAGAGGGACATGCGGAATACGTTCAGAGTGGGAAGAATCATAAAAATAAAGAACAGGATCGCCGCGGGGGCGACACACAGCGTGATGAACCGGCTGCGTCCCCTGTGTTTCTCCATATGCTCAGCTCCTTTCAAGCTCTGCTGCGGCACGTACGGGCGGAGCGCATAAACCGGCTCCCGACCGCAGAAATACGGCTGCGGGGGAGCAGATTTATCCGCTCCGTACGGTTTTGGGAAAAAGGGACGGTGAGTAGGTCGCGCTACTCACCGTCCCTCAAGCCTGCTCTGTGGAAGGAGGGGGCGACCTCGGAGGGGATCAGCTCTGCAGATTGACCCGCATCTGATCGCTGGCCGACTTTACGGAGGCGATCCAGTCGTCCTCGGTCATGGAGCCGCTCACCAGGGAGTTCACGGGATCAAAGAACACGCCGCGCACCTCGATGCCGGGGATGGGGGTGAAGGTGGCGAAGTTGCCCATGGCGGCTTTGGCGCCGTTGTCATAGATGGAGTAGAAGAGCTGATTGTTGCCCTCCAGCTTGTCGGCGATGTTCAGCACGGGCTGGATGGCACCGGCCTTGGCAAAGATTTCACAGGCGCTGTCGCTGTACAGGAAAGCGATGAACGCCTTGGCGGCGTCGGGATGCTCTGCGCCGGCGGGGATCCAGGCCTGCTCGAACCAGGTATAGCTGTAACTGTCGCCGCCCTCTTCAACGGCGGGCAGGGCGGTCATGCCCCACTGGAAGCCGTCGGCCCTGGGAGCGTCGGCCATCTCGCCTACGATCCAGGTGCCGTTGGGCATGAACAGGGCCTTGTTGTCCAGCACCAGCTGCTGGTTCTGGGTGAAGTCCTGGTCATTGGCCTGGGCGGGGGTGACGGGGTTGGTGTAGGTCGCAAGCTTGGCCACGATATCGAAACAGGTCTTGGCCTCCGGGGTGTCCCAAATACCCTCGGCATAGTGGGTGGCCTGGTCAAAGAACTCGGGGCCGCCGGCGGAGTACATCAAAGCGTAGAAGAAGGCGTCGAAATAGCCTGTGGTGGGATAGGTGAAGAGGGCGATATCCTCGGCGGCGGCTTTGTCGCCCAACGCCCACATCTCCTCCCAGGTGGTGGGAACGGTCCAGCCCTTTTCTTCAAAGAGACCGGCGTTGTAGAACAGGCCGCAGGGAGAATAGAACATGGGGGCGAGATAGGTCTTGCCATCACCATAGGGGTTGGTGAGTGAGGTGTCGGTGAAGCCGCCGGCGATCTTGTCGGAGACCTTGGCCTCTTCGCCGGGTACGGTCATGGAGAGCACGTCGGTGATCTCCAGAATGTTGTGGTCCTTGATAAACTGTTCGGTGAGGCCGGCTTCGCGGCCGGTGGCCAGGTGGATCACGTCGGGGAACTCGCCGCCCTGCATGGAAGGCCCGATGACGTCTTCGAGCTTCTTGTCGGTGATGAGGTCCACGGCGATCCCGGTCTGTGCGGTGAAGGCGTCGGCCACCTCCTGCCACATGTCGGCACCGTAGGCTGTTTCAATGGCGGCCACCTGGATGGTTTCAGCGGCGGGGGAGCCGGTGTCGGCGGGGGAGCCGGTATCCGCGGGTGCGGGTGTGGCGGACGAACCGCCGCCGCAGCCGGCCAGCAGGGAGAGGGCCATTGTGCCCGCCAGAGCGGCGCTGAACGCTTTCTTCATTTTCATTTCCTCTTACCTCCTAATATTGATGATGACACTGTGAACGGCGGCATTGGAGCGTGGGCCGACCGCTTAAAGTACTTTAAGTATATCGGATGGAGAGGCCAATTCAATTTTATTCTTGTCACCATTTTTATATAAATTGCTTTTTTGATATTTGGGATAATAATTTTTGAGAATAAAAACAAATTTTGTGCATGATGTCCACAAAAAGAAAGAACCGTTTTTTAACGAAACGACGAAACACTGAATTTTACGACAGAGAACACCCCCAATATTTTTCTTTTTTATGGATTGCACAAGAAGGAAAGGTGTGCTATGATCAGAACGCTGCAAGTTTAAGTTTCAAACGCAAGAATCCTAAATCCTGAACGGGAGTCCTGCTATGAGTAACGACCGTTATGAGTTCCCTGGAGGGATCGCCAGCCCCATTGACCGCTCCGCCACCAAGCTCCTGTACGTGAGCACGGCCAAATATGGAGGAGACTGGCACAGCCTGCTGCACACCCATACCTGTGCGGAACTTTTTTATGTAGTTGGCGGGGTGGGGCAGTTCAAGGTGGCCGGGCGGATGCTGCCTGTGGCTGCGGATGATCTGGTCATCGTCAACCCCAATGTGGAGCACACCGAGGTCAGCCTCAACTCCAGCCCATTGGAGTATATCGTCCTGGGGGTGGAGGGACTGGAGTTCGGTCCGGACGGGGCGGCAGACGCCCCCTATGAGGTCATCCATTTCCGGGGCGGCGGGGAGGAGATGCTCTTTTATCTCCGGGCCATGCTCCGGGAGATCGAGACCAAGGCGGCGGGGTACGAGGTGGTCTGCCAGGATCTGCTGGAGGTCCTTCTGATCCGTGTCCTGCGGCATACCGATTTTTCGCTCACTGTGGCGCCGGCCGGACGCAGGGCCAGCAAGGAGTGCGCCGCGGTGCGCCGGTACATTGACGGACATTTCAAAGAGAATATTAGTCTGGATATGCTTGCGGAGCTCACACATATCAATAAGTACTATATGGTGCATGCCTTCAGCAGGGAATACGGCGTGTCTCCGATCAACTATCTGATCTCGCGCCGCATTCAGGAGAGCCGATACCTCCTCAGCGACACCGACCATTCGCTGTCTCAAATTTCTCATATGCTGGGCTTTTCTTCTCCCAGCTACTTCTCCCAGAGCTTCCGCAAGCTGGAGGGGATGAGCCCCATGGAGTACCGCAAACGGCGGGCCGGGGAACATGGGCCCAGAGAGGGAGGGATGGCTTCAGATTCGCGCCTATCCACAGTGGACAGCAGGGGGAAATAGGAGTAAAATACCATAGATTAAATGGGCCGAACGGCCATTGAAAAAGGCAGAGGGAGTGACGTTATGTCTATTCTGGTCAGCGGCGGAGCCGGCTACATCGGCAGCCACACCTGCGTGGAACTCATCCAAGCGGGCTACGACATTGTGGTGGCGGATAATCTGGTTAATGCCAGCGAGGAGGCGGTCCGCCGGGTGGAACGGATCGTGGGAAGGGCCGTGCCCTTCGTCAAGGTGGACCTGTGTGACCCGGCGGGGGTGGAGGCCCTGTTCGCAGAGTACCCGGACATCGACGCCGTGATCCACTTCGCCGCCCTTAAGGCGGTGGGAGAGAGCGTGGCCAAGCCCCTGGAGTATTATACCAACAATCTGGTCAATACCCTGACGGTGCTCAACGCCATGCGCAGGCATGGGGTAAAGAATTTTGTCTTTTCCTCCTCCGCCACCGTCTACGGCGATCCCCACACCGTGCCGATCCGGGAGGACTTTCCGCTCTCCACCACCAACCCCTACGGCACCACCAAGCTGTTCATCGAGCGTATCCTTACCGATTGCTGTGCCGCCGATCCCACGCTGAATGTGGCGCTGCTGCGATACTTCAACCCCATCGGAGCGCACGCCTCCGGCCTCATCGGAGAGGACCCAAACGGTATCCCCAACAATCTGGTCCCCTATATCGCCAAGGTGGCGGTTGGGCAGCTCAAGGAGCTCCATGTGTTCGGCAGCGACTGGCCCACCCACGACGGCACCGGCGTGCGGGACTACATCCATGTGGTGGATCTGGCCCGCGGCCATGTGGCTGCTCTCAAAAAGCTGTCTCAGAACTGTGGACTCTTCCTCTGCAACCTGGGCACCGGCAAGGGCTACAGCGTGCTGGACGTGCTCCACGCCTACGAGAAAGCCTGCGGCAAGCCTCTGCCTTACGTCATCGATCCCCGCCGCCCAGGGGATATCGCCGCGTGCTGGGCCGATCCGTCCAAGGCCCGAGAAGAACTGGGCTGGGAGGCGCAGTACGGCATTGAGGAGATGTGCGCGTCCTCCTGGAAGTGGCAGAGCATGAACCCCAACGGATATGAAGGCTGAGGTGAGGCGGAGATGAAAAAACCGGTTCTGGTGGTCATGGCGGCAGGCATGGGGAGCCGCTACGGCGGACTCAAGCAGCTCGACCCCGTGGGAGGACACGGACAGCTTATTATCGATTATTCCATTTACGATGCCAAACGGGCTGGGTTTGAAACCGTGGTCTTTGTCATCAAGCATGCGATCGAGGAATCCTTCAAGGCCGGCATTGGAGACCGGCTGGCAAAAGTGATGGAGGTGAAGTACGCCTACCAGGAACTGGACGACCTGCCGGTGGGCTATGCCGTCCCGGAGGGGCGGGTTAAGCCCTGGGGCACATGCCATGCCGTCCTGGCGGCGCGGCACGTGGTGGAGGGTCCCTTTGCCGTCATCAACGCCGACGACTATTACGGCCCGGAGGCTTTTCAGGAGATCTACAGCTACCTGTGCAGCCATCCGGACAGCCGGGATACCTATGAGTACGCCATGGTGGGGTATCTCCTGGGCAATACCGTCACCGAGCACGGCCATGTTGCCCGCGGGATCTGTGAAGAGGCAGAAGGACACTTCCTCCGGGCAGTCACGGAGCGCACCCACATCGAAAAGGCGGGGCATGACGCCCGCTATACCGAGGACGGTGGTGTCACATGGACCGCGCTTCCCGGGGGTACCATCGTGTCCATGAACCTGTGGGGCTTTACGGCCAGCTTCCTCTCGGAGGCCCAGCGCCGCTTTCCTTCCTTCCTGGACCGGGCACTGGCCGGGGACCCGATGAAAGGGGAGTACTTCCTGCCCAGCGTGGTGAGTGCGCTCATCGAGGAGGGACGGGCACGGGTAAGGGTGCTCAGGAGCCGGGACCGCTGGTACGGCGTGACCTATCAGGACGACAAGCCCGTGGTGGTACAGGCCGTGTCCGATATGACGGAGAAGGGGCTTTACCCGGAAAATCTTTGGGGAGGAGAGCGCTGAATGGGAAAGGCGGAGGATTATATCGAGGAGGCTCTGGCCGCCTATGAGCTGGGGGCCCCTGTGGTGGGGTCGGTCCGATTCGGGGAGGGCCATATCAACGATACCTTCTGCGTTCATACCCAGCCTCCGGATGGGGCGTGCAGACGTTTTATTCTCCAGCGCATCAGCGCCGCCGCCTTTGGGAATCCGGAACAGCTCATGCGGAATGTGGTGGGCGTCACCGACTATCTGAAGAAGGTGATCGCCTGGGAGGGGGGAGATCCCGACCGGGAGACACTGACCATCCTGCGCACCCGGACCGGGACGTGCTACTTCACCGACCGTGCGGGCGGGGCCTGGCGGTGCACCCCCTTTATTGAACATACGGTCTGCCTCCAGGCGGCGGAGACGCCGGAGCTGTTTTATGCCTCTGCCAAGGCGTTCGGGCGATTTCAGCGCCTGTTGAAGGACTATCCCGCGGACACGCTTTTTGAGACCATTGAAAAGTTTCACGATACGGAAAACCGGCTGCGGAATTTCCGAAAGGCGCTGGAGGCGGACAAGCTGGGCCGGGCGGCCGGGGTGAGGGATGAGGTGGAATTTGTGCTCCGGCGGTCGGCGGACTGTTCCGTGGCGCTGGAGGCGCAGAGGGCGGGGAAACTCCCCCTGCGCGTCACCCATAACGACACCAAGCTCAACAACGTGCTCATGGACGAGAAGACGGGAGAGGGGATCTGCGTCATCGATCTGGATACCGTGATGCCCGGCCTGGCCATCAATGATTTCGGGGACTCCATCCGCTTCGGCGCCAACCACTCCGCCGAGGACGAACGGGATCTCTCCAAGGTGAATTTTGACTTGGGCCTTTTTGAGGTCTATACCAAGGGCTTCCTAGAGGGCTGCGGAGGGATCCTCACGCCCGCGGAACTGGAGTATCTGCCATGGGGGGCCAAACTCATGACGCTGGAGTGCGGGATCCGCTTCCTCACCGACTATCTGGAGGGCGATCATTACTTTGCCGTCCACCGGGCAGGGCAGAATTTGGACCGCTGCCGCACCCAGTTCAAGCTGGTCTCCGATATGGAGCGGTGCTGGGATGATATGGCGGCGGCCGTTCGGAAGTACGCATGATCCCATCCGCAAAAGGAAAACGCGCGGTGATCTGTCACCGCGCGTTTTCCCGCTCTTTTCCACAAAACGGCAGGACGCTTTTTGTGGGAATATGAAAACTGCACAAAGTTTATCAAAATTAACTTGACAACAACTATCCACATTGCTATGATGGCACTAGAACAAAATGGCAATGGAGACACAGGGGAGGGATGCGGCGTGCTGATTACCAGAGAGACGGATTATGCCCTTCGGGTCCTTCGGGCGCTGTCGGAGGGGGAGCAGCTCACAGCGGGAGACATCTCTGAACAGCAGATGGTGCCCAAGCCGTTTGCCTATAAGATCATCAAGAAGCTGAGCAAGGCGGGATTCGTGCGCATTACCAGAGGTGCTGACGGCGGTTGCCGTCTGGCTGTGGGACTGGACAAGGTGACGCTTTATGATCTGATGGCGGCAATGGAAGAGGACAGTGCAGTCATCGCCTGCATGGAGCCGGGCTATTCCTGCCCTTGGCGGGAAGCCCACGGAGGCTGCATGGTTCACTGCCGGCTGGGGCTTGTACAGCAAAGGCTGCATGAGGAGCTGCGGGGACATACGCTCCAGGAGCTGATTTTTGGCACGGCTGCGGAGTGAGTTTTTTATCCAAATTGTGGATAAAATTTATCCAATATAATCAATGACCAAAGGAGGCAGAGATATGAATTTCCAGACAACAAAGCAGCACGAGGAATTTCGGGCCAAGGTGAGAGCCTTTGCCGAATCCGAGGTGAAGCCGGTGGCGTTTCTTCTGGACAAAGAGAACCGCTTCCCGGACGAGATCGTAAGCAAGATGGGAGCACTGGGCCTGATGGGTGTGCCCTATCCCACGGAATACGGCGGGGCGGGATTGGACGTGCTCAGCTATGCCATTGCCGTGGAGGAGCTCTCGCGGGTAGACGGCGGCACCGGCGTGATCCTCTCTGCCCATGTATCCCTGGGCTCATGGCCCATCTTCGCCTACGGTACGGATGAGCAGAAGAGGAAATACCTGGCGCCTCTGGCCAGGGGGGAGAAGATCGGCGCGTTCGGACTCACGGAGCCCAACGCAGGCTCCGATGCCGGCGGTACGGAGACCACCGCCGTCCTCAAGGGCGACCACTATATCCTGAACGGGGGAAAGATCTTTATTACCAACGCCCCCAAGGCGGATACCTATGTGGTGTTTGCCGTCACCACGCCGGACATCGGCACCCGAGGCATCAGCGCTTTTATCGTGGAAAAGGATTTCCCCGGCTTTGATTTCGGCGACCACTATGACAAAATGGGCATCCGCTCCTCTTCCACCGCGGAACTGATTTTCAATAACGTGCCGGTACCCAGAGAGAACCTGCTAGGCAAGGAGGGAGAGGGCTTCAAGATTGCCATGGCGACTCTGGATGGAGGGCGTATCGGCATTGCCTCCCAGGCTCTGGGGATCGCACAGGGGGCCTATGACTCGGCTGTGGAATATGCCAAGGAACGGGTCCAGTTTGGAAAGCCCATCGGGTTCCAGCAGTCCATCTCCTTCAAGCTGGCGGATATGGCCACCAAGCTGCGCTGTGCCCGGATGCTGATTTATTCGGCGGCCGAGCTCAAAGAGCACCACGAGCCTTACGGCATGGAGTCCGCCATGGCCAAGATGTACGCCTCCGACATCGCGCTGGAAGTCACCAACGACGCGCTCCAGATCTATGGCGGCGCCGGCTTCATGAAGGGTATGGATGTGGAGCGTGCCTACCGGGACGCGAAGATCACCACGATTTATGAAGGCACCAACGAGATCCAGCGGGTGGTCATCGCCTCTCACATTCTGGGCAAGCCGCCCAGGGATGCGGGGTCCTCCAGCCAGCCGAAGAAGCCGGCGCCCGTCACCGGCGTGCGGAAAAAGCGCATTCTCAGGGACGGCTCCGCCGAAGAGCAGGTGCAGGAGCTGGTGGAGTGTCTCAAAAAGGATGGCCACGACTTCACTGTAGGGATCCCCATGGACACCCCCATTGCCCGGGCCGAGCGGGTGGTCTCCGCCGGACAGGGCATCGGAGACCAGAAGAATATGAAGCTCATTGAGCGGCTGGCCAAGGCCGCCGGAGCTGCGGTGGGCGCCTCCCGCCCCGTGGCGGAGACACTTAAATATGTGCCTCTGGACCGGTATGTGGGCATGTCTGGTCAGAAGTTCACCGGCAATCTGTACATCGCCTGCGGAATCTCCGGCGCGGTTCAGCACCTCAAGGGCATCAAA contains:
- a CDS encoding DUF6903 family protein, producing MKYWKEHKTLRVVLIALFFGAGLALLLYGWRMTGKLSGLGLMLLGILLLLAALCLYNKPFEEPKNPKSEP
- the gnpA gene encoding 1,3-beta-galactosyl-N-acetylhexosamine phosphorylase, which produces MSEQARRGRVTIPTDVDVVPETLELLKRWGADAIRDCDGTDYPDTLKGVDAKVYSTYYTTRKDNAWAKANPDEVQQCYIMTGFHTAEEGALSIPLMQGVSPELMEPNTRDDIKRWWEVVDRTAGTVVPPADWRYDAAAAQVVLDRPAAFHEYTVSFLAYLIWDPVHMYNAVTNGWTDFEHQITFDVRQPKTHAYTMERLRKFIDDHPYVDVIRYTTFFHQFTLVFDELRREKYVDWYGYSASVSPYILERFEREVGYPFRPEYIIDQGYYNNQYRVPSREFLDFQAFQRREVAKLAREMVDITHEKGKEAMMFLGDHWIGTEPFLPEFQTIGLDAVVGSVGNGSTLRLISDIPGVAYTEGRFLPYFFPDTFHEGGDPVREAKENWVTARRAILRSPIDRIGYGGYLKLACRFPDFIDYVERVCNEFRELYTNIRGATPYCVGKVAVLNCWGKMRSWGCHMVHHALYQKQNYSYAGVIEALSGAPFDVVFLSFDDLRNDPHALEGASVLLNVGDGDTAHTGGAVWEDPAVAAAVRRFIWNGGGFIGVGEPSGHQYQGHYFQLATALGVEKETGFTLGYDKYNWEEHPDHFILADCTHPVDFGEGKKSIYALEGTEILVQREKEVQMAVHGFGAGRCVYLSGLPYSFENSRVLYRSILWASHSEDRLHRWFSSNCNVEVHAYVKSGKYCVVNNTYEPQSTTVYRGDGSSFTLDLGANEIKWYEFPSESLE
- the hcp gene encoding hydroxylamine reductase codes for the protein MENKMFCYQCQETAGCTGCTQSGVCGKKPDVAAMQDLLVYVTKGISAVAAQLRAEGKEVAPAVNHLVTLNLFTTITNANFDKEAIVTRIHATLEVKQELLSQVEHADGLPEAARWTASEPMFAAKAAQVGVLSTGDEDIRSLRELVTYGLKGLSAYSKHANALLQEDTEVDVFLQRALAATLDDALTTEDLVALALETGKYGVSGMALLDKANTGAYGNPEITKVNIGVGTRPGILVSGHDLRDLEMLLEQTQGTGVDVYTHSEMLPAHYYPAFKQYPNFVGNYGNAWWKQKEEFETFNGPILMTTNCIVPPKDSYKERLYTTGAAGYPGCKHIAGGVGTEKDFSALIAHAKRCAPPAEIERGEITGGFAHAQVMALADQIVSAVQSGAIKKFVVMAGCDGRAKSRDYYTEFAKALPRDAVILTAGCAKYKYNKLDLGDIGGIPRVLDAGQCNDSYSLAVIAMKLKEVFGLADINELPIIYNIAWYEQKAVIVLLALLYLGVKNIHLGPTLPAFLSPNVAKVLVENFGIAGIGSVEDDLELFFGKA
- a CDS encoding carbohydrate ABC transporter permease, translating into MEKHRGRSRFITLCVAPAAILFFIFMILPTLNVFRMSLFERGAYSPTETFVGLKNFQMLFRDSQFIRSMQNTILLIVVVTVITFALALVFAGILTREKIRGQNFFRVVFYIPNILSVVVISGIFSAIYKPENGMLNSILSMLSGKAVMVLWKDEPLVMVSIIIAMVWQAVGYYMVMYMASMSSVPQSLYESAGLDGAGRVTQFFQITIPLIWTNIRTTLTFFIISTINMAFLFVKAMTSGGPNGASEVALSYMYGQKDAGLYGYSMAIGVVIFLFSFLLSALVNKVTKREPLEF
- a CDS encoding carbohydrate ABC transporter permease → MDQEVKKHGTGDRLYQIFIYVVLIALAVCILVPVAWVFLASIKQNSEFYGNPWTLPASFYWQNFVDAWNAANMGDYMLNSVIVTALALLLLLVVALPAAYCLSRFHFKGCRFLNTCFMAGLFINVNYIVVPIFLMLRDGDSFLKGILGSGFLLNNLFVLAVVYASTALPFTIYLLSGYFATLPHDFEEAAYIDGAGYGKTMIKIIFPMAQPSIITIILFNFLSFWNEYIISMTLMSSAKGPRTLPVGLLNLMQAQQSKAEYGILYAGLVLVMLPTLILYICVQKKLTQGMTVGGLKG